The Akkermansia muciniphila genome contains a region encoding:
- a CDS encoding TonB-dependent receptor, with protein sequence MLYTKKALQMGAIAVGLAAFAGQSSLAESAKKEDSPPATRTETMQVMPELTMASHFVGVPYNRSGVSVSVINPEEFQKAGIETLTGALSQTPGVFTLDGGGTWQRGSVSNTVIRGMNKETYTLTMVDGMRISDVNMSGNKLLGITNLFTVGNVEVVKGAQGAVFGSGAIGGVVAMDTPEGEGDPVTRIFAEAGSFHSFNSYATSSGKIKKLSYFVGVGFESTENDPTIYPAIYDNRKGMNDFRQWQEAVRLGYDVNDKVKVGFTYRRLDSYFEYPTPYVDYDQWPAVADPHLYNTEDKNRSNLVTGRVDAEITKLWSTSFMVGHYNMDYSTHTPGFDFQPNVMRNRRFQTEWRNALTWNKKWQTVAGMAWDRSDYMSENNYVAKDEWQSTLAFFAEQMWAPTDNFDASVALRLEHDSVWNNHFTWRYSNSWKVTGKDSPTRIFGSVGSGFRAPTYFEQYAANYGYVGNPDLDVSKSLGGDLGVEQRLADNHYASVTGFWTRINDEIGTKSVGTWPNSYTTYDNFSHATSYGVEVAFKGQFKDAWNSGYYANYTFTMPKRDSIGNYETVQMANTARHTINAEIYTSPVEKLTVGFGVTSAMGRTDYNYARLDNFFTARLFARYQVTDNVALHVRVENLFDQNFIITNDYNFGPRQARGLGVFGGVTVEF encoded by the coding sequence ATGCTTTATACGAAAAAAGCCCTTCAGATGGGCGCTATTGCCGTTGGCCTTGCCGCATTCGCAGGCCAGTCCTCTCTTGCCGAGTCCGCTAAAAAGGAAGACTCCCCGCCCGCTACCAGGACGGAAACCATGCAGGTCATGCCGGAGCTGACCATGGCGTCCCACTTTGTGGGCGTGCCGTACAACCGGTCCGGGGTATCCGTTTCCGTCATCAATCCGGAAGAATTCCAGAAGGCGGGCATTGAAACCCTGACGGGAGCCCTTTCCCAGACGCCCGGCGTCTTCACGCTGGACGGCGGCGGCACCTGGCAGCGCGGTTCCGTGAGCAACACCGTCATCCGCGGGATGAACAAGGAAACCTACACCCTGACCATGGTTGACGGCATGCGCATCAGTGATGTCAACATGTCCGGCAACAAGCTGCTGGGCATCACCAACCTCTTTACCGTGGGCAATGTGGAAGTGGTGAAGGGAGCGCAGGGCGCCGTCTTCGGTTCCGGCGCCATTGGCGGCGTTGTCGCCATGGATACTCCGGAAGGGGAAGGCGATCCCGTGACCAGGATTTTTGCGGAAGCCGGTTCTTTCCATTCCTTCAACAGCTATGCGACTTCCTCCGGCAAGATCAAGAAGCTTTCCTACTTTGTGGGCGTGGGGTTTGAATCCACGGAAAATGATCCTACCATTTATCCGGCCATTTATGACAACCGGAAAGGCATGAACGACTTCCGCCAGTGGCAGGAAGCCGTGCGCCTGGGTTATGACGTCAACGACAAGGTGAAGGTGGGCTTTACCTACCGCCGCCTGGATTCCTACTTTGAATACCCCACACCCTATGTGGACTACGACCAGTGGCCCGCCGTGGCGGACCCCCACCTGTACAACACGGAAGACAAGAACCGCAGCAACCTGGTAACGGGGCGCGTGGATGCGGAAATTACCAAGTTGTGGTCCACCAGCTTCATGGTAGGGCATTACAACATGGATTATTCCACGCACACGCCGGGCTTTGATTTCCAGCCCAACGTGATGCGCAACCGCCGCTTCCAGACGGAATGGCGCAATGCCCTGACATGGAACAAGAAGTGGCAGACAGTCGCCGGCATGGCCTGGGACCGTTCCGACTACATGAGCGAAAACAATTACGTGGCCAAGGATGAATGGCAGAGCACGCTTGCCTTCTTTGCGGAACAGATGTGGGCGCCCACGGACAACTTTGACGCCAGCGTGGCCCTGCGCCTGGAACATGATTCCGTCTGGAACAACCACTTCACGTGGCGTTATTCCAATTCCTGGAAGGTGACGGGCAAGGACTCCCCCACCCGTATTTTCGGTTCCGTGGGTTCCGGCTTCCGCGCCCCCACCTACTTTGAACAGTACGCCGCCAATTACGGCTACGTGGGCAATCCGGACCTGGACGTATCCAAATCCCTGGGCGGAGACCTGGGCGTGGAACAGCGCCTGGCGGACAACCATTACGCTTCCGTAACCGGGTTCTGGACCCGCATCAACGATGAAATCGGCACCAAGAGCGTAGGCACCTGGCCCAACTCCTACACGACTTACGACAACTTCTCCCACGCCACTTCCTACGGCGTGGAAGTAGCGTTCAAGGGGCAGTTCAAGGATGCGTGGAACAGCGGCTATTATGCCAACTACACCTTCACGATGCCCAAGCGGGATTCCATCGGCAACTATGAAACCGTCCAGATGGCCAATACCGCCCGCCACACCATCAACGCGGAGATTTATACCTCTCCGGTTGAAAAACTGACGGTCGGCTTTGGCGTAACGTCCGCCATGGGACGCACGGACTACAACTATGCCCGGCTGGACAACTTCTTTACGGCGCGTTTGTTCGCCCGTTACCAGGTAACGGACAATGTAGCCCTCCATGTGCGGGTGGAAAACCTGTTTGACCAGAATTTCATCATCACGAATGACTATAACTTCGGCCCCCGCCAGGCCCGGGGACTGGGCGTCTTTGGCGGCGTGACGGTCGAATTCTAA
- a CDS encoding extracellular solute-binding protein, which translates to MRWVSILGALVLAVFLGGVFYFSQREADVWHGASAQADGRGMPAVFDGFVERWNRSVERELLRELAGGERKKSLLSVSRGAGDGRRLAEQERSVERIRKRLELKDHIRLLPLEDVPAGLEWQTGMEEPDVGDPRAVKGGQVRLWINTPFPGTLRAFGPGSENFFNYSAIDNVWLPLVGLHPETFRPIPGLADRWAVSADGKTVFYHLDPEATYSDGRPVKAQDFLLNICLRTSGFARDPFWTTLFRSTYDQITVYGDSVIALALPSPGPLLPYMACVDFHPAHPGFYHDFNSLFLERYQWKAPPNTGGYVVVPGKIRIGERITLARVKNWWAKDRKYYRHSCNADQVEHVFVNLENKAVEMFRRGELDMMNVRKPEVWETRLELPEVHQGYIDKYSLEAGYACPPYGLYLNCSDKLLKNPDIRRGLAHSVNMGMVIDTLFRGNMRRLGSYMEGYGDLTLPLKAPEYGKKKAMEYFARAGYRTMGEDGVLKNERGERLVVELTFADSSTLMTNVCSILRQEALKCGVDLRLDPLTYNVCSRKVFEKRYQAALWAWPLQTPFPRLYETFASELAYDARGNPVGNTNNIFAVADAELDAALDAERNAPDDAALKKALHRAQKRIHELCVWIPGWREPYTYVACWRWIRWPESPTRFCSPRIYNPLESHLYWVDEKMKRETQEARRRGVPFEERHQVIRLERPDDAAP; encoded by the coding sequence TTGCGCTGGGTATCCATACTGGGGGCGTTGGTCCTCGCCGTCTTTCTGGGGGGGGTATTCTACTTCTCCCAGCGGGAGGCGGACGTTTGGCATGGAGCCTCCGCGCAGGCGGACGGCAGGGGAATGCCTGCCGTATTTGACGGATTCGTAGAACGTTGGAACAGGTCCGTGGAGCGGGAACTGCTTCGGGAACTGGCAGGCGGCGAACGGAAGAAAAGCCTGCTGTCCGTCTCCCGCGGGGCAGGGGACGGGCGGCGTTTGGCGGAACAGGAGCGTTCCGTGGAACGCATCAGGAAAAGGCTGGAATTGAAAGACCATATCCGCCTGCTTCCGCTGGAAGACGTTCCGGCGGGATTGGAATGGCAGACCGGCATGGAGGAGCCGGACGTGGGCGACCCCCGCGCGGTAAAAGGGGGGCAGGTCCGGCTGTGGATCAATACGCCGTTTCCCGGAACCCTGCGGGCGTTCGGGCCGGGAAGCGAAAACTTTTTCAACTACTCCGCCATTGACAACGTGTGGCTTCCCCTCGTGGGGCTGCATCCGGAAACCTTCCGGCCCATTCCGGGGCTGGCGGACCGCTGGGCCGTATCCGCGGACGGGAAAACCGTTTTTTACCATCTGGACCCGGAAGCCACATACTCGGACGGCCGCCCCGTGAAGGCGCAGGACTTCCTTCTGAATATCTGCCTCCGCACGTCCGGCTTTGCCCGGGACCCGTTCTGGACAACTCTGTTCCGCTCCACGTACGACCAGATTACGGTGTACGGGGATTCCGTCATTGCCCTGGCGCTGCCGTCCCCCGGGCCGCTGTTGCCCTACATGGCCTGTGTGGATTTCCATCCGGCCCATCCCGGTTTTTACCATGATTTCAACTCCCTGTTTCTGGAGCGCTACCAGTGGAAGGCGCCGCCGAATACGGGGGGCTACGTGGTGGTTCCCGGAAAAATCCGCATAGGCGAGCGCATCACCCTGGCCCGCGTGAAGAACTGGTGGGCGAAGGACAGGAAATACTACCGCCATTCCTGCAATGCGGACCAGGTGGAGCATGTATTTGTAAACCTGGAAAACAAGGCGGTTGAAATGTTCCGCCGCGGGGAGCTGGACATGATGAACGTCCGCAAGCCGGAAGTATGGGAAACCAGGCTGGAACTGCCGGAGGTACACCAGGGCTACATAGACAAATACAGCCTGGAAGCCGGCTATGCCTGCCCCCCGTACGGCCTGTACCTGAATTGTTCGGACAAGCTGTTGAAAAATCCGGACATCCGCCGCGGGCTGGCGCATTCCGTGAATATGGGCATGGTGATTGACACCCTGTTCCGCGGGAATATGAGAAGGCTGGGCTCCTATATGGAGGGATACGGCGATCTGACGCTCCCGCTGAAAGCGCCGGAATACGGCAAGAAAAAAGCCATGGAATACTTTGCCCGCGCCGGCTACCGGACAATGGGGGAAGACGGTGTTTTGAAAAATGAACGGGGGGAACGGCTGGTGGTGGAACTGACCTTCGCGGACTCCTCCACCCTGATGACCAACGTTTGTTCCATCCTCCGGCAGGAGGCCCTGAAATGCGGGGTGGACCTGCGCCTGGATCCCCTGACCTATAATGTCTGTTCCCGGAAGGTATTTGAAAAACGGTACCAGGCCGCCCTGTGGGCGTGGCCGCTCCAGACGCCGTTTCCCCGGCTGTATGAAACCTTTGCTTCCGAACTGGCGTACGATGCCCGCGGCAATCCCGTGGGCAACACGAACAATATCTTTGCCGTGGCGGACGCCGAACTGGATGCGGCCCTGGACGCGGAGCGGAATGCCCCGGATGACGCTGCCTTGAAGAAAGCCCTTCACCGCGCCCAAAAGCGCATCCATGAACTCTGCGTCTGGATTCCCGGCTGGCGGGAGCCCTACACATACGTCGCCTGCTGGCGCTGGATACGCTGGCCGGAATCCCCCACGCGGTTTTGTTCCCCCAGGATTTACAATCCGCTGGAATCCCACCTGTACTGGGTGGATGAAAAAATGAAGAGGGAAACGCAGGAGGCCCGGCGCCGCGGCGTTCCGTTTGAAGAAAGGCATCAGGTGATACGCCTTGAAAGACCGGATGACGCCGCCCCGTAA
- a CDS encoding beta-galactosidase, which translates to MKISLFSALFLAGHLCMAAPMPLPESNDGAKHVFATNQENFLMDGKPVKIISGEMHYPRVPREHWQDRFQRMKAMGMNTVCTYLFWNVHEPEPGKWDFSGNLDFVEFIKEAQKAGLWVIVRPGPYVCAEWEFGGFPGWLLKDEDLKVRSQDPRFLEPAMAYLKKVCSMLEPLQITKGGPIIMAQVENEYGSYGSDKDYVKKHLEVIQKELPGVVPFTSDGPNDWMINNGTLPGIVPAMNFGGGAKGAFANLEKHKGKTPRINGEFWVGWFDHWGKPKNGGSTEGFNRDLKWMLENNVSPNLFMAHGGTSFGFMNGANWEGAYTPDVTNYDYGAPISENGTLTDRYRTFRQTIQDYYGDTYKLPEPPAQPEMMELPPITFTEKAGMFNRLPQPVIRKEPVHMEALGQSLGFILYRTKVNGPVKGELKMNNMQDRAIVYVDGKRQGAADRRYKQDACDVVIPAGLHTVDIFVENMGRINFGGQIQGERKGIRGPITLDGKKLENFLIYNLPCKGVELLSFSGKKPGGDQPVFHRGYFNVSNPKDTYLDMRDGWKKGVVWVNGHNLGRFWFIGSQQALYCPGEYLKPGKNEIVVLDVDGGSGTVKGVKEAIYEVNRDPAMADVFRVGKPVAPAASQLVHKGTFAKGADQQEIKFRAPIQARYIALVSKNAHDNGPHAAIAELNFLDASGNLLPREQWSVVYADSHETAGEAAQAGLVMDNQPTTYWHTKWQGDNPAHPHMIVLDLGKVQKLSGFRYLPRQNRENGRIKDYEVYASPKPFKPAK; encoded by the coding sequence ATGAAAATATCACTTTTTTCCGCCCTGTTTCTGGCCGGCCACCTGTGTATGGCCGCTCCCATGCCCCTGCCGGAATCCAATGACGGCGCCAAGCATGTCTTTGCCACCAACCAGGAAAACTTCCTGATGGACGGAAAACCCGTTAAAATCATCTCCGGGGAAATGCACTACCCGCGCGTGCCGCGCGAACACTGGCAGGACAGGTTCCAGCGCATGAAGGCCATGGGCATGAACACCGTCTGCACCTATCTGTTCTGGAACGTGCATGAACCGGAACCGGGCAAGTGGGACTTTTCCGGCAATCTGGACTTTGTGGAATTCATCAAGGAGGCGCAGAAAGCCGGCCTGTGGGTCATCGTGCGCCCGGGTCCCTACGTGTGCGCGGAATGGGAATTCGGCGGATTCCCCGGCTGGCTGCTGAAAGATGAAGACCTGAAGGTCCGTTCCCAGGACCCCCGCTTCCTGGAACCGGCCATGGCTTATCTCAAGAAAGTCTGCTCCATGCTGGAACCGCTGCAAATCACCAAGGGCGGCCCCATCATCATGGCCCAGGTGGAAAATGAATACGGCTCCTACGGCTCCGACAAGGACTACGTGAAAAAACACCTGGAAGTCATCCAGAAGGAGCTTCCGGGCGTGGTGCCCTTCACCTCGGACGGCCCGAACGACTGGATGATCAACAACGGCACGCTGCCCGGCATCGTTCCCGCCATGAACTTCGGTGGCGGAGCCAAGGGCGCCTTTGCCAACCTGGAAAAGCACAAGGGCAAGACGCCCCGCATTAACGGCGAATTCTGGGTGGGCTGGTTTGACCACTGGGGCAAGCCCAAGAACGGCGGCAGTACGGAAGGCTTCAACCGCGACCTGAAGTGGATGCTGGAAAACAACGTCTCCCCCAACCTCTTCATGGCGCACGGCGGCACCTCCTTCGGCTTCATGAACGGGGCGAACTGGGAAGGGGCCTACACGCCGGACGTGACCAATTACGACTACGGCGCCCCCATCTCCGAAAACGGCACCCTGACGGACCGCTACCGCACCTTCCGCCAGACCATTCAGGACTATTACGGTGATACGTACAAGCTCCCGGAACCGCCCGCCCAGCCGGAAATGATGGAGCTGCCGCCCATCACGTTTACGGAGAAGGCCGGGATGTTCAACCGCCTGCCGCAGCCCGTCATCCGCAAGGAGCCCGTGCACATGGAAGCCCTGGGGCAGAGCCTGGGCTTCATCCTGTACCGGACCAAGGTGAACGGTCCGGTGAAGGGCGAGCTGAAGATGAACAACATGCAGGACCGCGCCATCGTTTACGTGGACGGCAAGAGGCAGGGGGCGGCCGACCGCCGCTACAAGCAGGACGCCTGCGACGTGGTCATTCCCGCCGGCCTCCACACGGTGGACATCTTTGTGGAAAACATGGGCCGCATCAACTTCGGCGGACAAATCCAGGGGGAACGCAAGGGCATCCGCGGCCCCATCACGCTGGACGGGAAAAAGCTGGAAAACTTCCTCATCTACAACCTCCCGTGCAAGGGGGTGGAACTGCTGTCCTTCTCCGGCAAGAAGCCGGGAGGCGACCAGCCCGTGTTCCACCGTGGATATTTCAACGTCTCCAACCCCAAGGATACCTACCTGGACATGCGGGACGGCTGGAAGAAGGGCGTCGTGTGGGTGAACGGCCACAATCTGGGCCGCTTCTGGTTCATCGGCTCCCAGCAGGCCCTTTACTGCCCCGGGGAATACCTCAAACCCGGGAAAAATGAAATCGTGGTGCTGGACGTGGACGGCGGTTCCGGCACGGTGAAAGGCGTAAAGGAAGCCATTTACGAAGTCAACAGGGACCCCGCCATGGCGGACGTCTTCCGCGTGGGCAAGCCCGTGGCCCCCGCCGCCAGCCAGCTCGTGCACAAGGGAACCTTCGCCAAGGGGGCGGACCAGCAGGAAATCAAATTCCGCGCTCCCATCCAGGCGCGCTACATCGCCCTCGTCAGCAAAAACGCCCATGACAACGGCCCCCACGCCGCCATTGCGGAACTGAACTTCCTGGATGCCTCCGGCAACCTGCTTCCCCGTGAACAGTGGTCCGTGGTCTATGCGGACTCCCATGAGACGGCGGGGGAAGCCGCCCAGGCGGGCCTGGTGATGGACAACCAGCCCACCACCTACTGGCACACCAAGTGGCAGGGGGACAACCCCGCGCACCCGCACATGATCGTGCTGGACCTGGGCAAGGTGCAGAAGCTCTCCGGCTTCCGCTACCTGCCGCGCCAGAACCGGGAAAACGGCCGCATCAAGGACTATGAAGTCTATGCCTCGCCCAAGCCGTTCAAGCCTGCCAAATAA
- a CDS encoding porin family protein — MNKTILLGLALAASVSAANAYHADKYDGQFGMSLEGAYGIATKDAMPNVAGGNLSIFNYIETGSIVHQISLNGGILAGSHHPSVHDLGISGPYTASVRSTYVPMMAGYTLNLPIGDYTMFYLGGKAGATYGDIKTTIHGLEDGSRSHTISTTKFSWAAQAGFKFSISNSADFLIGYEYYQIQGYNDPGYHTIKLGFSWNF, encoded by the coding sequence ATGAACAAGACTATACTGTTAGGTCTGGCCCTTGCGGCCTCCGTGTCTGCCGCCAACGCCTACCACGCCGACAAATACGACGGCCAATTCGGCATGTCCCTGGAAGGAGCTTACGGCATCGCCACCAAGGATGCCATGCCCAACGTGGCCGGCGGCAATCTGAGCATTTTCAATTATATTGAAACCGGCAGCATTGTTCATCAGATTTCCCTGAACGGCGGCATTCTGGCAGGCTCCCACCATCCCAGCGTGCATGACCTGGGCATCAGCGGCCCTTATACCGCCAGCGTCCGCTCCACCTACGTTCCGATGATGGCCGGCTATACGCTGAACCTCCCCATCGGCGATTACACGATGTTCTATCTGGGCGGCAAGGCGGGCGCCACGTACGGAGACATTAAGACCACCATCCACGGCCTGGAAGACGGGAGCCGCTCCCACACCATTTCCACCACCAAGTTTTCCTGGGCGGCCCAGGCCGGCTTCAAGTTCAGCATCTCCAACAGCGCGGACTTCCTGATCGGCTACGAATACTACCAGATTCAGGGCTACAATGATCCCGGCTACCACACCATCAAGCTGGGCTTCTCCTGGAACTTCTAA
- a CDS encoding amidohydrolase: MEQQACDLLVTASRMLTGAEQAAAEGNAAVAVRDGKILETGSAAELEAKWSPASRRDLGNALLMPGLVNAHTHVPMTFLRGFADDLPLMEWLTGHIFPVEARLTDRIVSLGARLGMYEMMRTGTTAFVDSYLLETNVLQEADRMGMRCVGGEALFAFPSPAYGGWDAAEALYREQAARFAGRGRVQVALMPHSVYTTSDDVLKRSMKLAEELDLMLHIHLSESAGEVEQCRSLHGDRRPVGYARDMGLLNERTVLAHMVDVTDGELELVAASGAAIAHNPVSNLKLASGFARVRDMLRAGIPVSLGTDGACSNNSLDMFETMKLAAILAKGYSGDATAVPAMQALKMATAEGARIFRTPGLGTLVPGAPADMIALDLDEPNLCPIFNEASHAVYAASGKDCVFTMVDGKILYDHGTYADGLYADTAAEMQNLVKWVKGSNDS; this comes from the coding sequence ATGGAACAACAAGCGTGTGATTTGCTGGTGACCGCTTCCCGTATGCTGACAGGCGCGGAACAGGCCGCGGCGGAGGGGAATGCGGCCGTCGCCGTCCGGGACGGGAAAATTCTGGAAACGGGAAGCGCCGCGGAGCTGGAAGCCAAATGGAGCCCGGCCTCCCGCAGGGACCTGGGAAACGCCCTGCTGATGCCGGGGCTGGTCAATGCCCATACGCACGTTCCGATGACCTTTTTGCGCGGTTTTGCGGATGACCTGCCGCTGATGGAGTGGCTGACCGGGCATATTTTCCCGGTGGAAGCCCGCCTGACGGACAGAATCGTCTCCCTGGGGGCGCGGCTGGGCATGTATGAAATGATGCGGACGGGAACGACGGCTTTTGTGGACTCCTACCTGCTGGAAACCAACGTGCTTCAGGAGGCGGATCGCATGGGGATGCGCTGTGTGGGCGGGGAGGCTCTTTTTGCGTTTCCTTCCCCGGCATACGGCGGCTGGGATGCGGCGGAAGCCCTGTACCGGGAGCAGGCGGCGCGCTTTGCGGGCCGTGGCCGGGTGCAGGTGGCCCTGATGCCGCACAGCGTGTACACCACCAGTGACGACGTGCTGAAGCGTTCCATGAAGCTGGCGGAGGAACTGGATTTGATGCTGCACATCCACCTGTCCGAATCCGCCGGAGAAGTGGAGCAGTGCCGCTCCCTGCACGGGGACAGGCGCCCGGTGGGCTATGCCCGGGACATGGGGCTGCTGAATGAACGCACCGTGCTGGCCCACATGGTGGATGTGACGGACGGGGAACTGGAACTGGTAGCCGCTTCCGGAGCGGCGATCGCCCACAACCCGGTCAGCAATTTGAAACTGGCTTCCGGCTTCGCCCGCGTGCGGGACATGCTGCGGGCCGGCATCCCCGTCTCCCTGGGGACGGATGGCGCGTGCAGCAATAACAGCCTGGACATGTTTGAAACGATGAAGCTGGCTGCCATCCTTGCCAAGGGATATAGCGGGGACGCCACGGCGGTGCCCGCCATGCAGGCGCTGAAGATGGCTACGGCGGAGGGCGCCCGCATCTTCCGGACGCCGGGGCTGGGAACGCTGGTTCCGGGAGCCCCCGCGGACATGATTGCCCTGGACCTGGATGAACCGAACCTCTGCCCGATCTTCAACGAAGCGTCCCATGCCGTTTATGCCGCTTCCGGCAAGGACTGCGTGTTCACCATGGTGGACGGGAAAATCCTGTACGACCACGGAACCTATGCAGACGGCCTGTACGCGGACACTGCCGCAGAAATGCAGAACCTGGTGAAGTGGGTGAAGGGAAGCAATGATAGTTAA
- the lpdA gene encoding dihydrolipoyl dehydrogenase yields MQYDLIVIGGGPAGYVGAIRAAQLGKSVVCVERDRVGGTCLNWGCIPTKALLKNAEAYLTVTSRAKEFGMTVEGVSVDWSEVIGRSRKVSDRLAGGVGFLFKKNKVDSVAGEASIVAPGKVEVKAADGTASVLEGKNILISTGCVTRTVPSLPLNGTTIIGSREAMVLEKRPESMIIIGSGAIGTEFAYIYNSFGTKVTLIEALPRMLPNEDDDSCQTLERAFKKQGIKVMTGASVESVTETCDGKVKANVKNSKGQEEEITADVCLVAIGVKPVVPAAPGLELTEKGFIKVNDRYATSIPGVYAAGDVIGGVLLAHTATFEAVQAVEGMFNPDYQPRQVGFFPSCTYCYPQVASVGKTERALKEAGVEYKVGKFPFQAIGKAVAAGETDGFVKTLYGAKNGELLGAHIVGPEATELIATLGVGIQAELTDEDIHATIFAHPTLSEAIHESMLASEGIAIHM; encoded by the coding sequence ATGCAATATGATCTCATCGTCATTGGCGGTGGCCCCGCCGGATATGTGGGCGCCATCCGCGCCGCCCAGCTGGGAAAATCCGTGGTGTGCGTGGAACGCGACCGGGTGGGGGGAACCTGCCTGAACTGGGGCTGCATTCCCACCAAGGCGCTTCTGAAAAACGCGGAAGCGTACCTGACCGTGACGAGCCGGGCGAAGGAATTCGGCATGACGGTGGAAGGCGTCAGCGTGGACTGGAGCGAAGTGATCGGCCGTTCCCGCAAGGTCAGCGACCGCCTGGCCGGAGGCGTGGGTTTCCTGTTCAAGAAAAACAAGGTGGACTCCGTTGCGGGGGAAGCCTCCATCGTCGCTCCCGGCAAGGTGGAAGTGAAAGCCGCCGATGGAACGGCGAGCGTCCTGGAAGGGAAGAACATCCTGATCAGCACCGGCTGCGTTACCCGCACGGTGCCCAGCCTGCCCCTGAACGGCACCACCATCATCGGCTCCAGGGAAGCCATGGTGCTGGAAAAGCGGCCTGAAAGCATGATCATCATCGGTTCCGGTGCCATCGGCACGGAATTCGCCTACATTTACAACTCTTTCGGCACCAAGGTGACGCTCATTGAAGCGCTCCCGCGCATGCTTCCCAATGAAGACGACGACTCCTGCCAGACGCTGGAACGCGCGTTCAAGAAGCAGGGCATCAAGGTCATGACGGGAGCCTCCGTGGAATCGGTCACGGAAACCTGCGACGGAAAGGTCAAGGCCAACGTGAAAAACAGCAAGGGGCAGGAAGAGGAAATCACGGCGGACGTTTGCCTGGTGGCCATCGGCGTGAAGCCGGTCGTTCCCGCCGCTCCCGGCCTGGAGCTGACGGAAAAGGGATTCATCAAGGTAAATGACCGCTACGCCACGTCCATTCCCGGCGTTTACGCGGCGGGCGACGTGATTGGCGGCGTGCTGCTGGCGCATACGGCCACCTTTGAAGCTGTGCAGGCCGTGGAAGGCATGTTCAATCCGGACTACCAGCCCAGGCAGGTCGGCTTCTTCCCCAGTTGCACGTACTGTTACCCGCAGGTGGCTTCCGTAGGCAAGACGGAACGCGCGCTCAAGGAAGCGGGCGTGGAATACAAGGTGGGCAAGTTCCCCTTCCAGGCCATCGGCAAGGCCGTGGCCGCCGGAGAGACGGACGGCTTCGTGAAAACCCTGTACGGCGCCAAAAACGGGGAACTGCTGGGCGCCCACATCGTGGGGCCGGAAGCCACGGAACTGATCGCCACGCTGGGTGTCGGCATCCAGGCGGAACTGACGGATGAGGACATCCACGCCACTATCTTCGCCCATCCCACGCTGTCTGAGGCCATCCATGAATCCATGCTGGCTTCCGAGGGAATCGCCATCCACATGTAA
- a CDS encoding nucleotidyltransferase substrate binding protein: MNKAFSRLRHACALSEYNELEMAGLVQTYEFTFALCWKTLKDKLVYDGYSVNSPREAIRQAFGAGLIGHIDCWLQALESRSLFVHTYDDSIAEEAVSLIKERFFPMLAQCAENLNMTAEKGNWAMA, translated from the coding sequence CTGAATAAGGCTTTTTCCCGGTTGCGCCATGCTTGCGCGTTGTCGGAATACAATGAACTGGAAATGGCCGGACTGGTGCAGACTTATGAATTTACGTTTGCGCTGTGCTGGAAAACGCTGAAGGATAAGCTGGTTTATGACGGCTACAGCGTCAACAGCCCCCGCGAAGCCATCAGGCAGGCGTTCGGCGCAGGCTTGATAGGTCATATTGATTGTTGGCTTCAGGCGTTGGAAAGCCGCAGCTTGTTTGTGCATACTTATGATGATTCCATCGCGGAAGAGGCGGTTTCCCTGATTAAGGAGCGATTCTTTCCCATGCTGGCCCAATGTGCGGAAAATCTGAACATGACGGCGGAGAAAGGGAACTGGGCGATGGCCTGA
- a CDS encoding nucleotidyltransferase domain-containing protein has product MCGKSEHDGGERELGDGLTARVRSGIREVLSQSPQIRKAVLFGSRALGTWKPASDIDLALEGEELDLSFLLTLQARLTELNLPVEVDLIIRNRITNPDLERHIHAYGKEWFSRSME; this is encoded by the coding sequence ATGTGCGGAAAATCTGAACATGACGGCGGAGAAAGGGAACTGGGCGATGGCCTGACGGCCAGGGTGCGCTCAGGCATCCGGGAAGTTCTTTCACAGTCTCCGCAGATTAGGAAAGCCGTTTTATTCGGTTCTCGCGCCCTGGGAACGTGGAAGCCTGCGTCTGACATTGATCTTGCCCTGGAGGGCGAGGAACTGGACTTATCCTTCCTTTTGACTCTCCAGGCGCGTCTCACGGAGTTGAACCTGCCTGTGGAGGTGGACTTGATTATTCGTAACAGAATCACTAATCCTGATTTGGAGCGTCATATCCATGCTTATGGCAAGGAGTGGTTCTCCCGTTCCATGGAATGA